The Rattus rattus isolate New Zealand chromosome 1, Rrattus_CSIRO_v1, whole genome shotgun sequence genome includes a region encoding these proteins:
- the Acap3 gene encoding arf-GAP with coiled-coil, ANK repeat and PH domain-containing protein 3: MTVEFEECIKDSPRFRATIDEVETDVVEIEAKLDKLVKLCSGMIEAGKAYVTTNRLFVSGVRDLSQQCQGDTVISECLQRFGDSLQEMVNYHTILFDQAQRSVRQQLHNFVKEDVRKFKETKKQFDKVREDMELSLVRNAQAPRHRPHEVEEATGALTLTRKCFRHLALDYVLQINVLQAKKKFEILDSMLSFMHAQYSFFQQGYSLLHQLDPYMKKLAAELDQLVIDSAVEKREMERKHAAIQQRTLLQDFSYDEPKVEFDVDAPSGVVMEGYLFKRASNAFKTWNRRWFSIQNSQLVYQKKLKDALTVVVDDLRLCSVKPCEDIERRFCFEVVSPTKSCMLQADSEKLRQAWVQAVQASIASAYRESPDSCYSERLDRTASPSTSSIDSTTDSRERGVKGESVLQRVQSVAGNSQCGDCGQPDPRWASINLGVLLCIECSGIHRSLGVHCSKVRSLTLDSWEPELLKLMCELGNNTMNQIYEAQCEGPGIRKPTASSSRQDKEAWIKDKYVEKKFLRKLTSAPAREPPRRWRAQKCQRPHSSPHAPTTRRKVRLEPVLPSVAALSSAGTMERKFRRDSLFCPDELDSLFSYFDAGAAGAGPRSLSSDSGLGGSSDGSSDVLAFGTGSVVDSVTEEEGAESEESSSEVDGEAEAWSLADVRELHPGLLAHQAARTRDLPALAAALAHGAEVNWADTADEGKTPLVQAVLGGSLIVCEFLLQNGADVNQRDSLGRAPLHHATLLGRTGQVCLFLKRGADQHALDQEQQDPLTIAVQAANADIVTLLRLARMAEEMREAEAPPGQPGPLPGSSPTELQYRRCIQEFIGLHLEES, translated from the exons ATGACGGTAGAGTTCGAGGAATGCATCAAGGACTCGCCGCGCTTCAG GGCAACTATCGATGAGGTAGAAACAGATGTGGTTGAGATCGAGGCTAAACTGGACAAG CTGGTCAAACTGTGCAGTGGCATGATCGAAGCTGGCAAAGCCTACGTTACCACCAACAGGCTCTTTGTGAGTGGCGTCCGAGACCTGTCTCAGCAGTGCCAGGGTGACACCGTCATTTCG GAATGTCTGCAGAGGTTTGGAGACAGCCTACAGGAGATGGTCAACTATCACACG ATCCTGTTTGACCAGGCCCAGAGATCGGTGCGGCAGCAGCTCCACAACTTTGTCAAAGA GGATGTGCGGAAGTTCAAAGAGACAAAGAAGCAGTTTGACAAAGTGCGAGAGGACATGGAGCTGTCCTTGGTGAGGAATGCCCAAGCCCCAAGGCACCGGCCCCATGAAGTAGAGGAGGCCACAGGCGCCCTCACTCTCACCCGGAAGTGCTTTCGCCACTTGGCCCTGGACTATGTGCTGCAG ATCAATGTCCTCCAGGCCAAGAAGAAGTTTGAGATCCTAGATTCT ATGCTGTCCTTCATGCATGCCCAGTACAGCTTCTTCCAGCAGGGATACAGCCTTCTACATCAGCTAGACCCCTACATGAAGAAGCTGGCAGCTGAG TTGGACCAGCTTGTGATTGACTCTGCAGTGGAAAAACGTGAGATGGAGCGCAAGCATGCTGCCATCCAGCAACGG ACACTCCTGCAG GACTTTTCCTATGATGAACCAAAAGTGGAGTTTGATGTGGATGCACCAAGTGGCGTGGTAATGGAGGGCTATCTCTTTAAGAGAGCCAGCAATGCCTTCAAGACCTGGAACCG ACGATGGTTCTCCATTCAGAACAGCCAGCTGGTCTACCAGAAAAAACTCAAG GATGCACTGACTGTGGTGGTAGATGACCTACGCCTATGCTCTGTGAAGCCATGTGAGGACATCGAACGGAGGTTCTGCTTTGAAGTTGTGTCACCTACCAA GAGCTGTATGCTGCAGGCTGACTCCGAGAAGCTGCGACAGGCTTGGGTTCAAGCTGTGCAGGCTAGCATTGCCTCTGCCTACCGGGAGAGTCCAGATAGCTGCTACAGTGAG AGGCTGGACCGCACAGCATCACCATCAACAAGCAGCATTGATTCCACCACGGACTCTCGGGAGCGTGGAGTCAAGGGCGAGAGCGTGTTGCAGCGAGTGCAGAGTGTGGCTGGTAACAGCCAGTGTGGCGACTGTGGCCAGCCAGATCCCCGCTGGGCCAGCATCAACCTGGGTGTGCTGCTCTGTATTGAGTGCTCAGGCATCCACAG GAGCTTGGGCGTCCACTGCTCTAAGGTACGATCGCTTACACTGGATTCCTGGGAGCCAGAGCTGCTAAAG CTGATGTGTGAGCTTGGAAATAACACCATGAACCAGATCTATGAGGCCCAGTGTGAGGGCCCAGGCATTAGAAAACCCACAGCCAGTAGTTCCAG GCAGGACAAAGAGGCGTGGATCAAGGACAAATACGTTGAAAAGAAGTTCCTCCGGAAGTTGACTTCTGCACCAGCCCGGGAACCCCCAAGACGCTGGAGGGCACAGAAGTGCCAGCGCCCTCACAGCTCCCCCCACGCCCCCACCACCCGCCGCAAGGTCCGGCTTGAGCCCGTCTTGCCCTCCGTCGCTGCTTTGTCCTCAG CTGGCACTATGGAGCGCAAGTTCCGCCGAGACTCCCTCTTCTGCCCTGATGAGCTGGACTCCCTCTTCTCCTATTTTGATGCAGGGGCTGCTGGGGCTGGTCCACGCA GTCTAAGCAGTGACAGTGGTCTAGGAGGTAGCTCTGATGGCAGTTCGGATGTTCTTGCCTTCGGGACAGGCTCTGTGGTGGACAGTGTCACCGAGGAAG AGGGTGCTGAGTCCGAGGAGTCCAGCAGTGAGGTAGATGGAGAAGCGGAGGCCTGGAGCTTGGCAGACGTACGTGAGCTGCATCCCGGGCTACTGGCACATCAAGCAGCACGTACCCGTGATCTGCCGgcactggctgcagcactggcCCATGGAGCTGAAGTCAACTGGGCTGACACGGCAGATGAGGGCAAGACTCCACTGGTGCAGGCTGTGCTAGGG GGTTCCTTGATTGTCTGTGAGTTCCTCCTGCAAAACGGAGCTGATGTGAACCAAAGAGACAGCCTTGGCCGGGCACCATTGCACCATGCTACACTCTTGGGCCGAACTGG ccAGGTCTGTCTATTCCTGAAGCGGGGGGCTGACCAGCATGCCCTggaccaggagcagcaggacccacTGACCATCGCAGTTCAAGCAGCGAATGCTGACATTGTCACACT GCTTCGCCTGGCCCGCATGGCTGAGGAGATGCGAGAAGCTGAGGCACCCCCTGGTCAGCCGGGCCCCCTGCCAGGCAGCAGTCCTACCGAGCTGCAGTACCGCAGGTGCATCCAGGAGTTCATTGGCCTCCACCTGGAGGAAAGCTAG
- the Pusl1 gene encoding tRNA pseudouridine synthase-like 1 isoform X1, translating to MGSCGAVGSVRARYLVFFQYLGTDFNGVAAVRGNHRAVGVQNFLEEAAKRLNSVEPVRFTISSRTDAGVHALSNAAHLDIQRRPGRPPFSPEIVTKALNTHLKHPAIRVLKAFRVPNDFHARHAATSRTYLYRLATGCSGPNQLPVFEQNVCWSLQTEYLDIAAMQEAAQHLLGTHDFSAFQSAGSPVPHAVRTLRRVSVSPGPASLYVLPQESRRLQFWTLEFESQSFLYRQVRRMTAVLVAVGLGILAPSQVKVILESQDPLGPTS from the exons ATGGGTTCCTGCGGGGCGGTGGGCTCCGTGCGTGCGCGCTACCTTGTGTTCTTCCAGTACTTGGGCACAGACTTCAA TGGAGTTGCGGCCGTGAGAGGTAACCATCGCGCTGTTGGGGTACAGAACTTTCTGGAG GAGGCTGCCAAGCGGCTGAACTCGGTCGAGCCGGTCAGGTTCACTATCTCCAGCCGCACTGATGCCGGAGTGCATGCCCTGAGCAACGCGGCGCACCTGGACATCCAGCGCCGCCCAGGCCGGCCGCCTTTCTCCCCAGAGATCGTGACCAAGGCCCTCAACACCCACCTGAAGCACCCAGCCATTCG TGTACTGAAGGCCTTCCGAGTGCCCAATGACTTCCACGCGCGCCACGCAGCCACCTCCAGAACCTACCTATACCGTCTGGCCACAGGCTGCTCCGGGCCTAATCAGCTGCCTGTGTTTGAACAAAATGTATGCTGGTCTCTGCAGACAGA GTACCTGGATATAGCTGCCATGCAGGAGGCTGCCCAGCATCTCCTTGGGACACATGATTTTAGTGCCTTCCAGTCTGCTGGCAGCCCAGTCCCACATGCTGTACGCACACTGCGAAGAGTCTCTGTGTCTCCTGGTCCAGCCAGTTTATATGTCCTCCCTCAGGAGAGCAG GAGGCTGCAGTTCTGGACCTTGGAGTTTGAAAGCCAGTCTTTCCTCTATCGACAG GTGCGGAGGATGACAGCTGTGCTGGTGGCTGTGGGGCTAGGGATTCTGGCACCTTCACAAGTGAAAGTGATTCTGGAGAGTCAAGATCCCTTGG GTCCTACATCCTGA
- the Pusl1 gene encoding tRNA pseudouridine synthase-like 1 isoform X3: MGSCGAVGSVRARYLVFFQYLGTDFNGVAAVRGNHRAVGVQNFLEEAAKRLNSVEPVRFTISSRTDAGVHALSNAAHLDIQRRPGRPPFSPEIVTKALNTHLKHPAIRVLKAFRVPNDFHARHAATSRTYLYRLATGCSGPNQLPVFEQNVCWSLQTEYLDIAAMQEAAQHLLGTHDFSAFQSAGSPVPHAVRTLRRVSVSPGPASLYVLPQESRRLQFWTLEFESQSFLYRQVRRMTAVLVAVGLGILAPSQVKVILESQDPLGKYQTRVAPAHGLFLKSVLYDNFGPTS; encoded by the exons ATGGGTTCCTGCGGGGCGGTGGGCTCCGTGCGTGCGCGCTACCTTGTGTTCTTCCAGTACTTGGGCACAGACTTCAA TGGAGTTGCGGCCGTGAGAGGTAACCATCGCGCTGTTGGGGTACAGAACTTTCTGGAG GAGGCTGCCAAGCGGCTGAACTCGGTCGAGCCGGTCAGGTTCACTATCTCCAGCCGCACTGATGCCGGAGTGCATGCCCTGAGCAACGCGGCGCACCTGGACATCCAGCGCCGCCCAGGCCGGCCGCCTTTCTCCCCAGAGATCGTGACCAAGGCCCTCAACACCCACCTGAAGCACCCAGCCATTCG TGTACTGAAGGCCTTCCGAGTGCCCAATGACTTCCACGCGCGCCACGCAGCCACCTCCAGAACCTACCTATACCGTCTGGCCACAGGCTGCTCCGGGCCTAATCAGCTGCCTGTGTTTGAACAAAATGTATGCTGGTCTCTGCAGACAGA GTACCTGGATATAGCTGCCATGCAGGAGGCTGCCCAGCATCTCCTTGGGACACATGATTTTAGTGCCTTCCAGTCTGCTGGCAGCCCAGTCCCACATGCTGTACGCACACTGCGAAGAGTCTCTGTGTCTCCTGGTCCAGCCAGTTTATATGTCCTCCCTCAGGAGAGCAG GAGGCTGCAGTTCTGGACCTTGGAGTTTGAAAGCCAGTCTTTCCTCTATCGACAG GTGCGGAGGATGACAGCTGTGCTGGTGGCTGTGGGGCTAGGGATTCTGGCACCTTCACAAGTGAAAGTGATTCTGGAGAGTCAAGATCCCTTGGGCAAGTATCAGACTCGAGTTGCCCCAGCCCATGGCCTGTTCTTGAAGTCAGTGCTGTATGACAACTTTG GTCCTACATCCTGA
- the Pusl1 gene encoding tRNA pseudouridine synthase-like 1 isoform X2, translated as MGSCGAVGSVRARYLVFFQYLGTDFNGVAAVRGNHRAVGVQNFLEEAAKRLNSVEPVRFTISSRTDAGVHALSNAAHLDIQRRPGRPPFSPEIVTKALNTHLKHPAIRYLDIAAMQEAAQHLLGTHDFSAFQSAGSPVPHAVRTLRRVSVSPGPASLYVLPQESRRLQFWTLEFESQSFLYRQVRRMTAVLVAVGLGILAPSQVKVILESQDPLGKYQTRVAPAHGLFLKSVLYDNFGPTS; from the exons ATGGGTTCCTGCGGGGCGGTGGGCTCCGTGCGTGCGCGCTACCTTGTGTTCTTCCAGTACTTGGGCACAGACTTCAA TGGAGTTGCGGCCGTGAGAGGTAACCATCGCGCTGTTGGGGTACAGAACTTTCTGGAG GAGGCTGCCAAGCGGCTGAACTCGGTCGAGCCGGTCAGGTTCACTATCTCCAGCCGCACTGATGCCGGAGTGCATGCCCTGAGCAACGCGGCGCACCTGGACATCCAGCGCCGCCCAGGCCGGCCGCCTTTCTCCCCAGAGATCGTGACCAAGGCCCTCAACACCCACCTGAAGCACCCAGCCATTCG GTACCTGGATATAGCTGCCATGCAGGAGGCTGCCCAGCATCTCCTTGGGACACATGATTTTAGTGCCTTCCAGTCTGCTGGCAGCCCAGTCCCACATGCTGTACGCACACTGCGAAGAGTCTCTGTGTCTCCTGGTCCAGCCAGTTTATATGTCCTCCCTCAGGAGAGCAG GAGGCTGCAGTTCTGGACCTTGGAGTTTGAAAGCCAGTCTTTCCTCTATCGACAG GTGCGGAGGATGACAGCTGTGCTGGTGGCTGTGGGGCTAGGGATTCTGGCACCTTCACAAGTGAAAGTGATTCTGGAGAGTCAAGATCCCTTGGGCAAGTATCAGACTCGAGTTGCCCCAGCCCATGGCCTGTTCTTGAAGTCAGTGCTGTATGACAACTTTG GTCCTACATCCTGA
- the Ints11 gene encoding integrator complex subunit 11 isoform X3 codes for MIKDCMKKVVAVHLHQTVQVDDELEIKAYYAGHVLGAAMFQIKVGSESVVYTGDYNMTPDRHLGAAWIDKCRPNLLITESTYATTIRDSKRCRERDFLKKVHETVERGGKVLIPVFALGRAQELCILLETFWERMNLKVPIYFSTGLTEKANHYYKLFITWTNQKIRKTFVQRNMFEFKHIKAFDRTFADNPGPMVVFATPGMLHAGQSLQIFRKWAGNEKNMVIMPGYCVQGTVGHKILSGQRKLEMEGRQMLEVKMQVEYMSFSAHADAKGIMQLVGQAEPESVLLVHGEAKKMEFLRQKIEQEFRVSCYMPANGETVTLPTSPSIPVGISLGLLKREMVQGLLPEAKKPRLLHGTLIMKDNNFRLVSSEQALKELGLAEHQLRFTCRVHLQDTRKEQETALRVYSHLKSTLKDHCVQHLPDGSVTVESILIQAAAHSEDPGTKVLLVSWTYQDEELGSFLTALLKNGLPQAPS; via the exons GTGGATGATGAACTGGAAATCAAGGCGTACTATGCAGGCCATGTGCTGGGGGCAGCCATGTTCCAGATTAAAGTGGGCTCAGAGTCTGTGGTCTACACG GGTGATTATAACATGACCCCAGACCGGCATTTGGG GGCTGCTTGGATTGACAAGTGTCGTCCCAACCTGCTCATCACAGAGTCCACATATGCCACGACCATCCGAGATTCCAAACGCTGCAGAGAGCGAGACTTCCTGAAGAAAGTTCATGAGACGGTGGAGCGTGGCGGAAAG GTGCTGATCCCTGTGTTTGCGCTGGGCCGAGCACAAGAACTCTGCATCCTGCTGGAGACCTTCTG GGAGCGCATGAACCTGAAGGTGCCCATCTACTTCTCTACGGGCCTGACAGAGAAAGCCAACCATTATTACAAGCTCTTCATCACCTGGACCAACCAGAAGATCCGGAAGACATTTGTCCAGAGGAACATGTTTGAGTTTAAGCACATCAAAGCCTTTGACCGGACATTTGCTGACAACCCAGGACCcatg GTTGTATTTGCTACACCTGGGATGCTGCACGCTGGCCAATCCCTGCAGATCTTCCGAAAATGGGCAGGAAATGAGAAGAACATG gtCATCATGCCTGGCTACTGTGTGCAAGGTACTGTGGGCCACAAGATCCTTAGTGGGCAACGCAAGCTGGAAATGGAAGGGCGTCAGATG CTGGAGGTAAAGATGCAAGTGGAGTACATGTCCTTCAGTGCCCACGCCGACGCCAAGGGCATCATGCAGCTGGTGGGGCAGGCAGAGCCCGAGAGTGTGCTGCTGGTGCATGGCGAGGCCAAGAAGATGGAGTTCCTGAGGCAGAAGATTGAGCAGGAATTCC GGGTCAGCTGCTACATGCCAGCCAACGGTGAGACAGTGACACTGCCTACAAGCCCCAGCATCCCTGTGGGCATCTCCCTCGGACTGCTGAAGCGCGAGATGGTACAGG GACTGTTGCCCGAAGCCAAAAAACCTAGGCTTTTACATGGCACCCTAATTATGAAAGACAAT aATTTCCGGCTGGTATCCTCGGAGCAAGCCCTCAAGGAGTTGGGCCTGGCCGAACACCAACTGCGCTTCACCTGTCGTGTGCACCTGCAGGACACACGCAAAGAACAAGAAACAGCCCTACGTGTGTACAGCCATCTCAAGAG CACCCTCAAGGACCACTGTGTACAGCATCTCCCGGATGGCTCTGTGACCGTGGAGTCCATTCTTATCCAAGCTGCTGCCCACTCAGAGGACCCTGGTACTAAAGTGCTTCTGGTCTCCTGGACTTACCAA GATGAGGAGCTGGGAAGCTTTCTCACAGCATTGCTCAAAAATGGCCTTCCCCAGGCTCCCAGCTGA